Part of the Cryptococcus neoformans var. grubii H99 chromosome 2, complete sequence genome is shown below.
ACCAGGAATGAATGTAATATCAAAAAGAGTACTTACGGTATCAGTTGAGAGCTCTTAGCAAACAGTGTTGTTGCAGACCGAAAATAAAGATCGTCAAGATTTGTGTAGAGTACTACGCAGACCAGTCAATCAACTGTATCCTTCCCTTGTAGGTTTCTCCTTTGCTTCAATGACGAGGCAAGAGGGAGGATGACGGTCAAAAGGAGGATGGCCGAGTCAAGACGACTACTATGAAGACGTGGGAAGCGGAAAAcagatatatatatatatatatatattatACGTGATAGAAATTATTATGGCAAAAAGTCAGAAAAAGCAAACTGGGTACTAGCTTGTGCTGCAAACTGATGCGAGAAGAAACAAGAATTGGGTTCAATCATACGTTTGGTAATTGATGGCAACCATTAATGAATGAAGCCAGGGAGGAAAATCCCTGGGTCGGCGGTGAGCATGTGAGAAATCAACAATAGCTAAAAGAACGTCGACCCTTGGCTGCAGTCGTTCCTGCTCGCGCTGCTCGTTGCTCTTGTTTTTGCAATGATCCAAGGCCTAAAAGATCGACGGGCGCCTCTTATGCGAGGGTGCAGATTGGGGGGTAATTGGTGGCTGGAATAAGGaggaatgaggaaggaaataAAGAAATAaatggagagggaaaggcaCTTAATGATAACTGATAATTGGGGGCAAGGAAAATTCGGAGAATTCAGGCGGCATGGAAGAACATTAGACCAGGAAATACGGAAGGAGTGACTAAGGTGGAATCCCAGGCGGCACGGAGCACGGGGTAATAGGAGAGCATGGGAAATACGGAAAAAGATCATCATAACCAGAAATCAAAACATTTGCCGATCCTTAATTCTTAAGGACCCTACTCTTATGACAGGCCCTAAGCCATGTGCCCTGCGCCTTGCGCCCAATCTGGTCGGTCATCTGTCATCGTTCACCGGTCATCGCGTCAGGCATCGATCCCTCTCACCGGCCGTTTCCTGCCTCTATTAGCCTGAACTTCCTAATAAATTTCTCCATTCGCCCCATATTGCAACGACCAGCGTCTAGATggcagagagagaaggaacaACTTTCGATTCTCGACATTGATTCCTCACATTGTCAAGCGACAAGCTTAGGCCCAAGGCCGTTGTGGAACGGATTAAAGATAAGCGGAGGAATTCCGCCAAGGGCAATAATAGTACGTCATTTTTGCGTTCATATAAAAAGAGTTCAAAAGCGGAAAAAGAACGTCCTTTCAAAAAAAGTCTCCTAGCTTGAGCATCAAGTCAACGATTTCCGTAATAAGTTTAATCGTTCCCGGACCCTTAATTGGGAGCCGAAATCCCTGACTCTTTTAAGAATGTGAGATCTTGCCGGAAATTGAAATTTTCCTATTCGGGCATTTTTATCAGTTCTTCTGCTTAATAGTTGATTTGGGTGTATGGCCGTTTTCGTTAACTAAAAGCGTTAAGCATGTTAAGACGTCTCTTAATTGAAATGCGAGGCGGAGTTACGAGGAAAAAACGAGCCCGCAAGAAGAGTCTGCAGTTATGATGTGAAGATCTACCTTCTACCTTTCGCTTTGTCACCTTGTAGCACGTAACACGGTGCTCGAAGGAAGACAATTCCCAGGGACACAAAATCCGGACAATATCAGGCCAACATCCTTgcgaaaagaaggaagaatcaGCAGCGGATATCAACAAGCTGGAAGAACGACGACATTGACAATGACCAGCGCAAGGCAAATAACCATTTATTAGATCGATTCGCAGGACACGTCCAATTCGGACAGGACGTCGATATTCTACAGTTGGAAATCAGGAGTGATTAGGGGAATTGACAAGCAAGAGTAAGGTGGCTATACGATGTGCGTGTAGCGGGATACGTACACAAAgatccatctcttccgtAGTCGCAATGTATGCGTCGCGCGTCCTATCGAGTTATGTAATTATGCACCTTAACTAAACGCAAAAAAGATACCGCTGTGTAAGTCCGACTTCACACTCCTTATTTATCCGCTACCCCTGAGCCGAATTTCCCATTATTTTACCCTGAACGTTTGATGACTAATACGGTACTTCGCTTCCTCACGCAACTAACGCCTTCATTCGCCTTCCTCTCGATGCTGCTGTCAATCGACTTTAGGCCAACGCCTCCAAGATATCTGGGTTATTGACCCTATTATTCCAGATTCTCCGCctcggaagaaggtgaagcaGTATTATGGTTGGAATCTGAGCTGGGTTCATGTAGGTCATGTATGGGATTCCCATCCGAAAGGGATTCCCATTAGAAAAATGCTCGCTTTGTCGCGACAGAGTTCGGCATAGCGTCTGATAGTATTTGTAAGTCTTTAGAAGTTAGCCTTGAGTGACAAACGGGTCAGAAAATGAGATGCCTTGATATGTTTAAACCAATCAATCATCAACCATTCCGACTGTGTATTCCCCCCTCATGATCTTTCTCAAAtacccttccttccccagTGTTCTTAGCTTGCTGCACTAAATGTTGCCTTGATTTTCGTCATTTAAAGGTAATCAACCTCAGAACATCTTTAGCTAACTTGCCACACTCATACGGCCATTTTCAGCAGTTGGCTTTAACAGTTTATATTTGAATCTCCGGGGGCTCTAGAAATGGTAGCACGTACGAACCGTGCGACAACCCCCAGTTTGTTGTTTGAATTAATCATTCCATTTCTGCCACCGGGACTCAGGGTCTGCCCTAGTCAACCAGGGCTTCCTCTGCTGAGCGACCGTCGCAGACCCGGAAGACCTCGTCGTTGACCCACTGAAACCTTAGATTTATTTgctgtcctcctccaacctTCCCAAACTTggtcttcttttttcttttcattccTTCGtttgtcttcttttccatcaaACTCTCACTTGAGACGGCTTGAATGCCCCTCTCAAAGCGATAGGGGCGCAGCTCTTGCGACCACTTGCTACCCTTCCCTGAGCGACATTTGGCAGTGGCATAGGGCAAATTCATAGAACGACTCCCTTAGTTCTCACCTGTTGGCCGTGGTGGATCGAGCGCCGCCCTGATGTAGAGAATAGACATTTAGGCCGTAGTCCAGGGGTACTATCGGGTTGGCTCCTCGGATTCGCACATCATTTTATCGTTGCCCTTCGTCAGTAAAAAGTTCGGAAATAATGATGCCGGTGAGTAGGGCATGGTAAGGATGAGTGCGTGAAGGATGTGATGCGGTTATCCCGGGCATGGAAGTGGGGGCGCCGACCAGGATAGATTTCTTCGTGACCTATATGGTTTTATATATGCAGCAGAGGAATGCTGAATGTGGTAAGCGTAGATGTGTCAGAAGCTGCGTGAATGTACGTTGTAGCGCGACATACTCTTTGTATTCGTACTGTATAATCGGACAAGCCGGTCTGGAGAATGAAGCAATTGCCTTTCTTTCACCACTCTGGAATTTTTATGGAGTGCAGAAAATGGGGAAGGGCGAGATTGTTGGTATCATCGTACAGATTAAGGTCCCAATGAGTATAATGTATTGTTAATCATTATAATGGTGGCCACCATCGTGAACGAGTAAGTGTTGCCAATCAACGAATTTATATCGTCTTTTTATGATTGGCGCAGCAGATCTATTAGTATTTGCGGAACGGACAGACAGCAAGGTACTTATCTCTTTATGCGGTAATAGTACCCTTCACCTACGGCGTGTTCCTCCTTTGCTCGTATCAGTGACTAGCGCGAATAGTGCTGACCATAATCATGGGAATAGTAGAAATCTGAGGTTAAGCCATCCTTCTGGGCACCGGCGGGGAGAGGCTGCCTGGCAACTGTCGAGCCGCAAATCAAACCAGAACTCGTAAAGGCAATGAATTTCGAGCACGTGCTGCACCATTTTTTGTCCTTGCAAAACTGTAAATAACCATTGGAAGCTGACGATACAACTGTTCCGAGCtgtggagagggaaggagCTGATAGGATCATTTCGTTAGTCGTTAGAACTGCAGAAGTGTGAAGTATAATTAACAGTTCCTGAAGCCGTCCTATAGGTTGGAAGAAATGTTGCTGTGTGCGATTATGTTAAATTTCGACGAACAGTACTACAATGAATGTACAATCACATTGCATCTTGCATTGACTTTCTACCGTCATATTGCAGCTTTCGTAGTCCACATGGCTCCAATAGTTATTAAGTCCCTTCCCGTACTAAGCCTCCTACCCAAAATGATGAGCACAATCGGAAATCTTACATTATCCATCTGACTTCTTTCTCAACGTGAAAACCTATCGGCAACAGTTTAGCGGTTCACCTGTAAGGATATCGGCTTCTCTCCTTCGTTACATGTACCATGTGCCAACTGCCAACATTCTTAGACCACTTGTTCTCCGCCCGCCAGATGACAATACAAAGGATTCCGATTATAGTGAAGATTGTCAAGGCGGCGACCCAATTGGCCACGCCACGACTCGGGAAGTCAAGAATGGGAGCCAGGGGTAAATATATTTtgggatgatgatcctCTTTGACTGGACCACCAACAATGATATCATTGCGACTTATGACTGATGCCACGCAAGCATTTCGATAAACATGTTGTCCTTTGAACAAACCTGTAAATGTTCCACCAGTGCTACAAAACGTCAAAGCCAACCATATCAGCTGACAGACCCACGACGGACACTCATGCCGTAGAAACCACCGCTCTGTCAGCTGAGAATCATGAAGCTCCTGCTTCTCCGGAAACTGCGAAGAGATAGGTCACCAATCCACAAAACCGTAGGTGTCTATGGGTTGGCGTTAGCTTGTAATACGTATAGAGTGGTTAAGACCCGAGACAGATAGGGCGAATGTGTCGTTTGCAACTGTGATGACCGAGCGATATCCTATTAGGCCCCTACCGTTGCTCTTTTACATCTCACCCCGACGATACTGATCAATGGTAGTCATGCCTTATAGATGTTTTGCATCGCCCTCAATAATCAAATGATTACATTTAGTGGGTTTGACCGTACAACTCTTCCTTAGTGTTGATGCCTAAGAATAACCTTCAGACAAAATGAACTGGCCATCCTTTACAAATAACTCACCAAGCTCCTCAATTGTAGGCTTAAGCTCGTCCAAGTATGCCTGGTACTGCCCCTTGTtctcaaccttttccttaACACCCTCCAAGATCCTCACAGCGGTAGCGTAATCATTGACCTTCCTAGCAGCCTGAAGAGCGGCATTGATGACTTCGGTAGAAGGGACAAGGTCGTAGGCAAAGGCGTTGTTGAGACCTCGCTGAAGCTCGAAAAGGTCAGAGACagacttgaagaaggtttCGTATCGAGCGTTGAAAGACTCGTAAGACTCGGTCTCATTGCCGTGAGCACCCCCGGAAGCGAAACGGACAGCTATAAGGGAAGCATAACCGACGTTAGCAAACAGACAAACGTCGATACAGTGTGGTTTGGGCGCAAGACGGAGCTAACGGGAATTGCGTGAACATACCGGTAAAGGCGACAGGGCGGATGGGAGCCGCAACAGCGGGGCGGGTCCTAAGGAGAGCTCGGGAGACGGACGAGAGCATTTTGTATGTAGGCTGAGGGTTGAGTGGGGAGTAGGGGATTGAGAAGAGACGAGATTTGAAGGAATGTAGTTCGACTGGCCAAAAGCCTCGGAAAGACCAGGAGCTGATTCGTAGGAGGGCGTTCGGGATTAAATATGAAAATCCACTCTTCCGAATATTATTGGCAGGCGTTAGTGGTGGAGCGGATAAATTGCGTACTCCGTGTGCGAATGTTGCTTATTACTAGTAAGTGAACAAATGAACGTACATGGATCGGGACAACTCTTGGATAAGGGAGGTAGGTAGCGTTGATGATGACTGTATAAATACGTAGTATTTTCAGCTCGTTTTCAACGTGGATGGCAGTTGTTGCTACGTGCTCTGTATTCCTACTTTGATTCTTGATTATTGCGCGAACTCAATAGAATTTTTTCACCCGATACCTCACTTTTCTCGACGCCTTCAAGCTGGAACCAGTATTCGTTCCTCTCTGTACGCCTCCCCCCGTACCACTTGGCATCCTCTCCACAGCCCTCTTGCTGATTAGACATCTACAGacaccttccttctttcgtcAAAAGCTTTCACCGTGTCGTTCTTCAATCCATTCAGACGTGCTCAGGCTCAGGAGGCCTCGGGCGCGATTACCATCCAAGTGAAATGGGGTCGTGAGCGGTAAGCGCTGCCCCGCATAGCGAGCTATCAGAGATTTGTAGCTTATGTGATGCGACGACCAGATTTAATATTCCCATCCCTCAACCTTCAATAACACCGCTTTCTACCCTCCTTGCCACTTTGTCTAATCAGACTGGCCTATCTCCTGACTCACTCAAACTCATCTATAAAGGTGCTGTGTTGAAAGACTCTTCTCTCACGGTCAGCGCCTACGGCATCTCAGAGGGTGCAACGCTTGTATTAGTTGGAAAGGGTGGAGATGTTCCTGCTCCTCCTACGGCTGCACCCAAGCCTACCGTTACACCGATGAAAAAGCCCAAGCAGCCGCAAACAGACAAAGAATCCGTTCTTGTCGACTGGATCAAGTCGCTTGTCAGTTCATTGCTGGATCCTTTGGTCCCCAGCATCGCAATGTTTGTTTCATATACTTCCCCACACGCTACAAACCGCCCTGCGAAGATTCCTGCTTTTGAAGTGCTACAAAAGGAACATGCGAGGTTGAGTGAAATGTTATTAAAGGCACTTCTGGAGCTGGACGGAGTGGATATCCCCGGTGGATGGACTGAAGCtagaaaggagaggaaagataGCGTCAAAAAGATACAGGGAGAACTGAATAGAGTAGATGAATCGTGgggggagagaaagaagcttGGCGGATAGATCACGATATGGCTCAATCATGCATATAGAAACTCTAAACAATTTGCATGGGTATATTATGCGAGGACGATCCCAGTAAGATCCTTAAAACTGTATCTAGTACCTTTACACGCCAATCGGGAAGAATGAAGCAGCAATTATGACCTTCACCAGTCAGAATCAGTTTCTCTCAGCCTAGTTATAGTGAGTGACTTACATCTTGTATtccatcttgcccttctcgGGGTTGCTACCAGTGACTTCATAGTCGATGATAATATCAAGGTCTCGGTTATTTCGGGAGTTGGGAGCACAGTGAAGGGTGCCTTGAAtgacatctccttcctaTAATTGAAAGGGGTCAGAAATCGGACAATTAAGTCGACAGACACGACTCACGGAAACAGTGAGGGTTTCAGAAGTGTAGAAGACGGTTTGTTTCCAATGAGTGTACTGACAATGGCATTAGCATTGTCAACATTATGAGAAGAGATCATTTACCTTAGCCTGAGGACCGGTGCTGAAGTTGATGGGTTTGTGGCAGCATGAGAAGGAAATGTCGAACCAGCCAAGGAAAGCATGGATGTCTGTATTTGCAATCATTAATACTGGGAACTTTGACTGCTGATTGGAGCTTACAGTCATTGCGGGTagccttgagcttgaaagGCACGTCGAAAGCGagatcttcctttttcactGTTCGGATGTCGATATGCCTGATAGCGCAAGGGTTGGTGGCAACGGCTCGTAGCTCAACACAGTCGACAAGGGGTTCACGGAGGGCAATTTCCTTGATACATGAGTAGTCAAAACCGTAGACATCGTTCCAGACTGTTGAAGGGCTTAACATGGGACCTTCCAAATAAAAAGAACACGCTTACAATcgatcttctcctctttgtAATCTTGGTCTTCAAtggcagcaaggaaaatgGTAGCTTTGTCGGGGAACAACAGACCATTAGGAGCAAGGTACTTGTCACGGGCAAGCAAGACAGTGTCGAGCATGGACTCGTAGAGCAAGAAGTAACCCATCCACTATAAAATCAAAGACAAGTGAGTCCAAGTCATGTTTCGCCTTCAGCTTCTGTAAAATTTACCTCGGAAATGATTATGTCGACTTGCTTGACAGGGAGTTCCACATCTTCGAGCTTGCCCTTTAAGAGGACGATCTCTGCAAAGCAAGTGATTCAGCATCTGGGACAAGTATGTCCATATCCGAAGATCGATGGTGACACTTACGGTCCTCAGAGAAGCCATTAGCCCTGACAATCTTCTCAGCCTGATCCAAAATATTGGACATGTCAATGCCGATAACCAGCTTGGCACCAGCCTTAGAGGCAAACATGGAAAGAATACCAGTACCGCAGCCAACGTCAAGAACCACCTTGTCCTTGAAGAGGTGGGGGTTCTGCATAATGGCGTTGCGGTAGGAGAGTGTTCGGACAGAGTCCTTGAGCATCTCTTCGTGGATACCTGGATCGACTATCAGCTTTGCAGGTACATGAAAGATACTAAGGGCAATTTACCAAAGTGGGCGTAACTACGTTATCAAATATTGTCAGCACCATAACCCTTGACTGACTTCCGTTTATCTAACGGGAACATCTTACCTGTCAGCGTAGCTACAGATATATATCGTCAGTGCTGGTCCCTTGTAAGTCAACCTAAACGAAAGACGCACTAGTCACGGCTTGTCATTTGGTCCACAGGGGGAAGGCCCTGGGTAGCGGTTTCGGTAGCAGGAGACATTGTAACTGGTTCAATTTTCTAGAAGGGAGTTATGAAGACCGTTATTCTAGAGATTCCTTATTGGTTAACCTTTTGTATGTCACTCCAGAAGGTTATTCGATAAGATGTATATGATTTCGTTGGAGAAGGCTGTAGATCAGAAATTCAGCAGCGGCTTGAGGAGCGCGCGGCGGCGCGGACCGCAACGAAGAAGTAGAAAAAACTTAATTAAGGCCTTTTCCATGACGTGGCATTAGTtttgcatcttcatcatatgtcacatcatcatcaccaccaccacgcaCCTACTACGTACTACGTAGTAGTACTACCAGCTTCTTCACGCTGCACACTTCCATGTAAATCCATACCTTTGCACTAATGTCAATCTGCAAGCGCTTAAATCGTTTTATACCTGGAGCTAATCTCAAATCAAGTAGCGAATGGAAGCCCACAAGCTGCTTCTTCATAGTCTTCCTCGCTACCTCCTTCCTGCAGGTCTGGGTCTCGCAAAcccaccaccgccaccatTATTGATCCTTGGTCCAAATGCGTTAAATGCATTTCTGATGCtgtcttttccatcttcctcgccctccctTCCTGCCTCGGTAGCCGGAGTTGAAGCtccagaaggaggaagaggtacCTGAGTAGCCGAACGAACGGGCATGGATGGCCGGGGCTGGCCAAACATTGTCGGAGTACCAAAGGAGCGGCCCCCAAGAGTGGTTGAAGTGGGCGTCGGTAGTGAGCTGGAGTGGGTAGGTTTGTAAGATGGCAGAGAGGATTTCAAGTGGGATTCAGTGAGTTCGGAAGGGTCTGATGTTTCGAGCTATCAGAGCAATCAGCCAAATAGTGTGCGAATGGAAAGGAAGTCGTACGTACCTTGGCAGCAATCTCGACACCAGCCTTGTCCATAGCATCCTGTTGCACACCCCTAACAGTTGTTGAATAAATCATTCTATACTTTACTGGGCTGTTCGAAGGACAGCAGTACACAAAAATTACCCGTCCCTTGCCAACATCTTCCGCAGTCGCCTCCTGAGTAGGACTGGCACCAGGCTCGGGTTCTTCACTGTCTACCTTTCCTCCAGCTTCCAAATCAGGAGAGCCGAATGAGGCGTTAACGACTCGTACTCCACCTTGAGACCCTTGAAACGTGTTACGAGGAGCGCCGATGGGAGCAGAGGGCGACTTGAGCGCATTACGAGTTGATGGGGGAGTAGGGTGGGAGTAAAAGACATAGCAGGGAGACTTTTCCGGAAGTTTGGAGGTGAGTTGAGAAGGTATACAGGCTTCTGATTTGAGAAGGGCTATTGACCCAGGGTTTGAAGAGGGGATTTCCTTTGAATTGGTGGTATGAGTATGAGCTACATGCATATTGGAATAGACGGAAGCTTACAAGGACAACAACCCAACCATCATCACTTCTCTGCGCGACTTTTTGCAGGGCCTCAGCCACGCCGTCGCCCCAGTTCATTTTTCCTCCAAGGCCTACAACAGCCTTGTTCCTGCGCGCTTGGCTTTCGGGGTCCAAAGCCGCACGCTTAGCCTCAGCAGCTTCGGCCTCTCGGACTTCTGCCAGGGCGGCTTCGGATGCACTGAGAGGTGGCGGAGACGAAAGGTGATTGAGGTGGGCTGTGAGTGCTGAAGGAGTGAGATCCGACTATTGGCCAAGTTAGCCATGTACAGAGCAAAACGAAAGGCAAGACAAACGATCGAAGTCGCGAACCAATCGTGTTTGAAGTTGTTGGCTCCGAGTGCCTTCATCAAGCCTGATCTTGACGATGCTTGAAGCATCTTTGCACGCACCTAGCCCACATGATTAGAACAAAAACCATTAACTAATGGGAGAAGCGACTCTGCAACGCACCCCAGCATCGTCCGGCACGAACGTGACCATCATCCAGTCCCATTTCCCACTGTCCTTGCTATCGAGCCTGTATGCGAAGCTTGCCGGAGTCTTTGGGCTGGGAAGCATCTCAGGGACCAGCGCGATGTCATCTTTGTAGGATCCCTTGGGCTGTACGGTGGCATGGTGCTTGAATGACTCTGCAGGGGGGCATCAGTAAGACGTGTGGTAGGGAATGTTTGTTACGGACCGCCGtcaatgatgaagacgagggcCCTTGTGTCGTCTGGGCTGGCGAGGGCCGCTGTGAACGCAGCTGTAAGGTCGTCTGGGACTTTTATTCCCGAGGGGGCGGACATGGCTGTGGTAGgtcgaggagagcgagCGTGTAGGGTTTAAGTATGCAGAGTATCATCTGCCTCGTGGTGATGATAATaccacttcttccccccGGCCATCGCCGCTCCTGATGACGTACCTTTACTTCCCATCTTCCGAactcttccatttcatgACCGACAACAAATACAAATCACACTCACCTACGTAGATCTAACTCAGTTTTGATCTTTttccctcccatcctttTATATTTCCATACCAAAAGCAGTGCTAAAATGaccccatcatcttctccaagaaATATAGTCGTTATCGGTGGTGGCATCGCAGGTGTATCCACCGCGTACTTTCTTTCGACTCACCCACAGAGGTCGCCAAGCACCAGCATTACCATCGTGGAAGGCACCAACATCGCTGCAGCTGCTAGTGGTTTTAGCGGTGGCTTCCTTGCCAAAGACTGGCATGGTTCTTCGACTTCTAGCTTGAGTGAATTCAGCTTTGACTTGCATGCTTCCCTTGCAAAGGAATTCGGAGGCAAAGAAAAATGGGGATATAGGACAGTCGAGACTTTAGTAAGTGATCGCGAATATTGGGGTCTCTTGTTTGGGGACTATCGACAACCACCATCAGTTTGAAACTTCTCCAATCTTCCGTCAAGCTTTGTTACTTTCCAGAAGCGGCCCCGGGGTAACCTGGTTTTGGACGTTGTTTTCATGgcattcatcatcaaatGAGAGACCCTATCTGTTTCCCACCACCTCTAGCAATATTGACCCTGGCCGCAGTCTATCGAGACGGACGCCACAAGCATGTCGAAAAAAGCATCGCCCTTACCCTGGTTACGAAATGGCCTTGTGCAATCTTCTCGCGTCCTTGGGTCGCAC
Proteins encoded:
- a CDS encoding cytochrome c oxidase subunit 5a encodes the protein MLSSVSRALLRTRPAVAAPIRPVAFTAVRFASGGAHGNETESYESFNARYETFFKSVSDLFELQRGLNNAFAYDLVPSTEVINAALQAARKVNDYATAVRILEGVKEKVENKGQYQAYLDELKPTIEELGINTKEELYGQTH
- a CDS encoding protein arginine N-methyltransferase 1, variant; protein product: MSPATETATQGLPPVDQMTSRDYYADSYAHFGIHEEMLKDSVRTLSYRNAIMQNPHLFKDKVVLDVGCGTGILSMFASKAGAKLVIGIDMSNILDQAEKIVRANGFSEDQIVLLKGKLEDVELPVKQVDIIISEWMGYFLLYESMLDTVLLARDKYLAPNGLLFPDKATIFLAAIEDQDYKEEKIDFWNDVYGFDYSCIKEIALREPLVDCVELRAVATNPCAIRHIDIRTVKKEDLAFDVPFKLKATRNDYIHAFLGWFDISFSCCHKPINFSTGPQAKYTHWKQTVFYTSETLTVSEGDVIQGTLHCAPNSRNNRDLDIIIDYEVTGSNPEKGKMEYKMY
- a CDS encoding protein arginine N-methyltransferase 1; its protein translation is MSPATETATQGLPPVDQMTSRDYYADSYAHFGIHEEMLKDSVRTLSYRNAIMQNPHLFKDKVVLDVGCGTGILSMFASKAGAKLVIGIDMSNILDQAEKIVRANGFSEDQIVLLKGKLEDVELPVKQVDIIISEWMGYFLLYESMLDTVLLARDKYLAPNGLLFPDKATIFLAAIEDQDYKEEKIDFWNDVYGFDYSCIKEIALREPLVDCVELRAVATNPCAIRHIDIRTVKKEDLAFDVPFKLKATRNDYIHAFLGWFDISFSCCHKPINFSTGPQAKYTHWKQTVFYTSETLTVSEGDVIQGTLHCAPNSRNNRDLDIIIDYEVTGSNPEKGKMEYKMS